A stretch of DNA from Sebastes umbrosus isolate fSebUmb1 chromosome 14, fSebUmb1.pri, whole genome shotgun sequence:
TGAAtctaacaaggcaaaagtgagcatggctcacataacCCCGCTCACTgtttgacccctactaaagcagggccaaaggttttgcccttttggaactaatagAATTAATGGGCATTAAGTAATTAACtaatgggcaccctggacttctaacgcccaaaaagacaaaactagaccacactgtcaaccatcatataAAGCATGGGGTGGGGGCAAATCTGAAgagaggtgggttttgaggaccTTTTTAAATGGTGGCAATGTGGGGGCATTTTTGATGAGGTTTGGTAATGAGTTCCACGGAGAGAGGGGGCGACGACCGAAAATTCCCTGTCACCCCAGGTTCTGTGATTGGTCCTAAAGACTTATTCACCTGAGGCAAGAAGACCCTCCAACTCCTTttagaggaggagaagaccCTCCAACTCCTGCTAGAGGAGGAGACCCTCCAACTCCTGCTAGAGGAGGAGAACCCCCTCCAACTCCTGCTAGAGGAGGAGACCCTCCAACTCCTGCTAGAGGAGAAGACCCTCCAACTCCTGCTAGAGGAGGAGACCCTCCAACTCCTGCTAGAGGAGAAGACCCTCCAACTCCTGCTAGAGGAGGAGAAGACCCTCCAACTCCTgttagaggaggagaagaccCTCCAACTCCTgttagaggaggagaagaccCTCCAACTCCTGCTAGAGGAGGAGAAGACCCTCCAACTCCTGCTTGAGGAGGAGAAGACCCTCCAACTCCTgttagaggaggagaagaccCTCCAACTCCTGCTAGAGGAGGAGAACCCCCTCCAACTCCTGCCAATGGAGGAGAACCCCCTCCAACTCCTGCCAAAGGAGGAGAAGACCCTCCAACTCCTGCTAGAGGAGGAGAACACCCTCTAACTCCTGCTAGAGGAGAAGACCCTCCAACTCCTGCTTGAGGAGGAGAAGACCCTCCAACTCCTgttagaggaggagaagaccCTCCAACTCCTGCTAGAGGAGGAGAACACCCTCTAACTCCTGCTAGAGGAGAAGACCCTCCAACTCCTGCTAGAGGAGAAGACCCTCCAACTCCTGCTAGAGGAGGAGACCCTCCAACTCCTgttagaggaggagaagaccCTCCAACTCCTGCTTGAGGAGGAGAAGACCCTCCAACTCCTGCTAGAGGAGAAGACCCTCCAACTCCTGCTTGAGGAGGAGAAGACCCTCCAACTCCTGCTAGAGGAGGAGACCCTCCAACTCCTGCTAGAGGAGGAGAAGACCCTCCAACTCCTGCTAGAGGAGAAGACCCTCCAACTCCTGCTTGAGGAGGAGAAGACCCTCCAACTCCTGCTAGAGGAGGAGACCCTCCAACTCCTgttagaggaggagaagaccCTCCAACTCCTGCTAGAGGAGGAGAAGACCCTCTAACTCCTgttagaggaggagaagaccCTCCAACTCCTGCTAGAGGAGGAGAAGACCCTCTAACTCCTGCTAGAGGAGAAGACCCTCCAACTCCTGCTAGAGGAGGAGACCCTCCAACTCCTGTTAGAGGAGGAGACCCTCCAACTCCTGCTAGAGGAGGAGAAGACCCTCTAACTCCTGCTAGAGGAGGAGGGACTCGGGTTTCCTCCCACACTCCAAAGACAGGATGCTCAGCTGAGATGGACCCTCTAAATTGACCCCTAAAAATAACAAGTCAATAaaaacttttcaaaacaaaagttcTTTCCCTATAGTTGTATTTTGTAGTATAGTTAGTGGAGTTGTTACTACAGCCATCACTGTATGCTCAGTGTTTAATAACGACTTGTGGTCTATACtgtgtttgaactgtttttaaaagacccccatgttaaaagtAGGTGAGCAAGAAAGACAGTGAGACATTAGTTCAACTCAAAACTACAGCCAGAGTTTGTAATTAACCATATTCACAAAGAATAGTGAGTCCATTGACCTTTAGCTTTTGTTCCCCAAAactgtcaataataataataaagttattctttaaaataactaaatgaGGTCTATAGCAGCTGCTGTCAATATGAATGTGACAATCTAAGCACACACGACGAGCCTGCTCCAGTGCTCCAGTGCTCCAGTGCTCTGCTCTGGTATGAAGCAGCGTGCAGTGCAGTCAGCTCTGTTGTAAACACCTACCTTGGTACTATCTTTGTTCCTGTATGGTGTCCATTGTCTGTCTCAAACGGACACAACCAAAACACTAGCAGAGTCGTTGGCTAGTCCGAGCGGGGAGGCTGACAACAACTTTGTTTCGTTGTGAAGTCAaccaggatgagaaaaatacaatttcctGTTAAAAACTTTCAAAATACAGCTCGTATTGTTTACCGTATCCGGAAGAGAAACGAAAAAGAATGATGCTTACTATTGTTTTGAAAGGAGCGCCTCTGAACCTCCGGTGTTATTGTGTCTCCCCGGTGTAACCATGGGGGTGTAACGCAGCATTTTGAAAGACTTCCTCCCGGGGACAGAGTCCCGTTAACGCGGGACCGACCGACCAACCGACCAGACAGTCTAATTTGTTAGTTGTGTCCATAACACTTGTCTAATGATGAGAGTGAAGTGGCCACACAGATAGAAAGTGTTTGGTCTGTTATATTTCAGTCGGAGTGGTACCTCCTCTTTGCTGCTGCGCGCTTCTTTGCTCCACAGTGAAAAGTTTTATAGTATATCTAAagttatatgtatatatatatatatatatatatatatataacttttatAGTATATctaaagttatatatatatatatatatatatatataactttatatatatatatagatatatctaaagttatatatatatatatatatatatatatatatatatatatatatatataacttttatAGTATATctaaagttatatatatatatatatataactttatatatatatatatatagttatatctaaagttatatatatatatatatatagttatagttatatatatatatatatatatagtcatgATATCTGGTGTTTTCATAGCTTTGTTTCCACCAGTAATATCACATTACcttatatatatagatttatgtattttttatttgttttgagcCAGATTGCCACCTCTCTTCCTGCTgcatatgaatgaaaataacactATTTCATGTCATTGATAAATCAGTTGTGAAGTTAAGTCTTCACTTAATTGAGCCACTAGGGTCTGTCAGACCACTTTGTTTCCTCATATTCTAAATACTTTAGCAGTGGCAAGTGTGGGCTAATGTGTATAATATTGATTGAGTTTAAGGCTCTGGTGAAATCGCTGCAgtccaggttgtctgtgtgcaagtgttttgtgtgagcaagttttaatgttgttaatttatgtgttgtctgttacttttactataacTGTCTTGCTGCTATCTTGGCCAGCTCTCCCTTGTAAAAGACatctttgatctcaatgggactaacctggttaaataaaggaaaataataataaatataatagtaataatctaAGAAGAAATCATAAATATTGGTACATCTTTGGAACACTAGGAAAACCTAGCACATTACACCTTGCATATATttggaataaaaaaatgtatgtttatgtatttattccatttcttcTTTCTATGTCACAAAgttaccagcagggggcgacagaAACCAGCAGCACAGAGCGGAACTACTCTTCAGTCAGCGGGAAAAGGGGGTCAATAATTATGACGGACCAGCATGGCGACAAAAACATAGCTAATGCAAAACAAgcgacatgaatgtgtgtaattAACCTGTTATTACTTCAGTTTCTCGTTCGTGAATGTTCACACTGAATAGAGACATTTGTACCAGTCCTTCTCGGTGTCTGTGACGACATATTCAGTCACTTTAAGGACAGAAACGTCACAGCAACGTGAGCTGGTTGTCGTCATTAAGAGCCACTGGAAGGAAACACGTCAGTCAGTCAGCGCGCTGGTTAACAGGTAGCTCATCATGTGGGGGGAAATCGTCGAGCCTCCGGTTAAAACACAACCGAGTTTGTGTGACAGTGAAGATAAAAGTGAATTACCAGAAGAACCGGTGACACGGTCCCAGATATGCGACTTCCACCGCCCAGCAGACAGAGACACCCTGCAGCCGAGACCAGACATCCAGGTGAGATCACCCCTCTGCTTTGTATGCAATGCAAATACCTGCACACTGCTTCATCACTCTGCTTTACTGGCTGCTTATCTCACACAGTTCGTGAGCAAGGCGGAGTCCATCTGTGTGAACGCCATGGTGGAGGCCGTGGCCATGAGTGGAAGTATGGTGAAGAGCCAGCAGAAAGGAGATGCTGAGCTGAGCCTGCTGCAGcgcagagaggagctgctgcatcAGTACAGCAGCAGACCGCTGGTGTTCCTGGAGAGGTACCATGTACGTGTGTACACAGCTCACTcactgtgtggatgtgtgtataTGTCCTGGGCAGCATCAGACACAGAGGATCATGTGTCTGATGGGCTAAAATTAAGGATCAAGGTAGAATTggatcaaatatgattaataaaaagttatttttataaaacaagtcactatatcctgacagtagtgcatgagacaggtaatctgaaaaaaaaatcatgtgcctctgtgtcctctggtgctcctaatggtatctgcaagatttcacagaccggaggaaaacaaccaatcagagcagatctgaggtctgctgtctagcTACCGTCTATGatagccggctgtcaatcactcgcgaattccgatcaaacggtcaaactaggcagtgctgatcaagtatgaatcaatatcgtgatactgtaatgcctatttctcgcttaaaatgttttcagaaacatcttgtagtgtactgtttagctgtaaaatgagaaagtttgtgacccagcagccatgttgagatcaagttgaggaaataccaagcaccgcccaccagccggggcacagccaataggaatgctctctctctctgaaatgacctgtgattggccaaagtctcccagattttttaaaagctgaaaacagagccatgaggaggtgcagaagtctagttttctctgagaacacttgaattacaatatgctgaaaagatattatggaatttttgcccgatgatgccaaaaatattctacctactgctaCTTTAAGACCAGGCTTACTGGGGTTCACTGTAACACATTTATTAGAGGATATTAtcagtgtttttgtcttgtgtttattgaaaattgcttgatataaatgtaagtatttatatatcacaaatcacaaatttgcctcagcaCATTCATTATTTGGCAAAAGGTATTTAGCATACtgacaacacatttttttgtgctAACCTACCTGCCCCATTTCTAGGCCTGCCTCAAGCCCCGGGACCTGTCAGCGTTTGCCCACGTCAGCTCAGACCCACGGGCTCTTCACTACAGCAATGTGATAGAGAGACGAGCGGCAGCCTTCACTAACAGAACAAGAGTTCGAAACCAGCGCTACGCTGCCCTCAGGGCCCTGCAGACGGGTaggggattttttttgtcaactgAAACAAAGaatatattgattcatatcagTTAAGAGTTCTTTAGCACAAGAATTgtccagcctctttcaataagaCTCATGTAAACTCATTTTACATTAAACAAAAGCACTGCGCTCTTCTTTCCTTCCCACCTCGTCATCCCTTTGTTCCTCTGCCCCACCTCCTCTTCTAGAGGGAGAGTATTTCAGTGAGGAACAGATGCGGACGAGGGAGCCGCTGCTGTATGAACAATATATTGGCCAGTACCTGACTGATGAGGAGGTGAGAGCATGCTGCAGTTTTCATTTCACAACTAACTAGTTCAGTTTAGGCAGTTTCTTTGAGCTCAGTATGTGTTTTTGAGTAATTTCTGTATGTTTTAGGTGCTGGAGCGCTCCCAAGAGGCCATGCAGGACGATGCACAGGGGGGACCGGGGGCGCCGGCGGGAGGCGCAGGAGGGCTCGCCCACCTCCTCCTCAACTCCTACCAGGAGCGTCTCATCCAGAATcggctgcaggaggagcaggagagagaggagggagcacgggaggaggaggatgaggacgaTGGTGAGAAGTTATAAATTAAATGCAGTTTTTGTTGCTCTTGTGGATTGAAGTGAAGAGACAAAGAAGGTCTGTCTCTGTTCTCCTTTTCCCTGTATCCTCTGagtgcttctctctctgttctgccAGTCATCACGTGTCTTTCTCTTTGTTCCCTCCTGTAGACGATGCTGTCCAGCAGAAGGAACGGCAGCCCACCCCAGAGGAGAAGGCTCTGCTCAGGGAGGAGTTCATCAGTCAGATGCACCAGCGCTTCCTAGATGGCAAAGACAAAGATTTCAACTACAGGTCAGCCACACCACCGCTCAATGGGCATTCATACAATGTAACACTACAaattacggctgtcaatcgatataaatatttaatcgcaattaatcgcgtgattgtccatagttaatcgcaaattaatgacacatttttatctgttcaaaatgtaccttaaaggaagatttgccaagtatttaatactcttatcaacatttgAGTGTTCAAATATGTTTAccgtttatatttattattggacatcaattaacaacacaaaacaatttacaaaaagcccaacaggcaacaacagctgtcagtgtgtcagtgtgctgacttgactatgacttgccccaaaactgcatgtgattatcataaagtgggcatgtctgtaaaggggagactcgtgggtacccatagaacccattttcattcacatatcttgaggtcagaggtcaagggacccctttgaaaatggccatgccagttttttcctcgccaaaaatttagctcaggtttggagcgttatttagcctccttcacgaaaAGCTAGTATtacctggttggtaccagtggattccttaggtttttctagttttgtatgataccagtaccttcactagctttgaaactgagcccgctacaatctccgAAAGAtggattgcgttaatgtgttattgctcaactacaaatataaatatctaCTGAGTATAGGATATTTGgggctttaaaataaaaaaaaaaataggaattaTTCTAGATAACATGAGATAAGTAAATAACTTCTGAGTGAGCAgcatttttgaaaatgtattgcTGTGACAATAAACATGGTTTTGAATTAAAAAGTTTCAAGAGCAACAACTATAAATGCCTGCTGTCTCAAGTGGTGGACTTTCTTGTAGTGCCACCTTGTAGCTTCATTTGTAGATATCAGTGACAGAGAAACTTGAGATTTGTAGCTATTAAGGTGCTGATGACATTGAGATCCCATTTGTACTTAAACAGTAagtatttttctattattaGTGGGAAATTTCAAATGTAAACACTGTAAATGTTAAATTTGTCCTAATATACAAAGTAATAAACATAGTGGCGAACTAAAAGTGAATTCATTATAATGTTAAAGTTATATCTCCAGAAGAAGTTACcttttgtgttgcttttaaagTCTGTAATTCTAAGTGCTTGTGTCCATTACAGCGAGGTGGACGAGAACCCCGACTACGACAACTTGGACATAGTCAGCAGAGACGCGGAGGATAAATACTTTGATGAagacgacgatgatgatgatgatgatgaggaggtggaaaatgatgaagaagaagaagaacatatGACAGAATAGCCGCTGTATTAGTAGTAACAACTGTTTATTATTCACTGCTTTGATTGATCTGTAAATACAAATGTACAAAACAAGAATATGTAttgcattttttatgttaaatgtgaATGCAAACATAGCTGGTAATAAATATCGTTCTTTTTTGAGACTTTTGCAAATACGTTTATAATGCCTTTCTAACTATATCTGTGCCCTGTAGTTACCAGATGACTGACAGCAGTTTTCTATTCACCTTGTTTACGTACATCCTGCACAAATAAAATGTCTGTTTCAATCTACAAATATCAACATAAACCAAACAAAGAACAAGGACATTACATTACAAGCGGAAATAACGTTTTGGCAGACATAcattatcattaaaaaaagtacacGTGATGGATTCCCTGCATTTATCTTTAGTATTTAGGTCCATGTGTGAGATACATTTCCTCTCCTAAAGCTGAAAACATGTTTACTAATTTGTCTATGCTAATAGGTGTAAAAATCAGCCCAGTACAAGAGCCAGTGAATTACAAAAATATCCCAAAAGATTTCAAAATTGCTACTTTTCCGTAACGTTTCTTTACATCAGtgcaagaagaagaaatggAAAATGATCAGCTAATAGTCTGATAAACCtaaatgctaattatgacaactTCACAGAAATAtctaataagataaaatgatgacattttggatggacatggatgtaaactgcaacttgactggttggcagaggcgTACATCTGCGAGGCGGTAATCCTAGTCTTTCACAGTGATTGAGGTCACGTTTCGAGAATTCAAGAGTTCAAGTTGACATCTGGGTCCATAGTCATCAAGTGGCTCGGAGTATTAAATTGGCCCAGAATCCTGAGAGGGACTCATTTTTGCTTTCGCTCCCTAAAGAAAGGGAGAAAAAGCCTTTCATCATCAAATGCAGTGAATTACTAAGTCCAGACAGATTTTGGGAGAACTCCACAGCTGACCTAACCTGAGATCCATGGGTCTCTTCAGCATGACCGACCTGGCGTGACAGCGTAGTGAAATAGTTGCTAGGAAATGGTGTTCAggcaaagatatgcacacacattttAGAGAAAGGTGTGTTGGGACTGCTCAACAACACACAACTTGCTTGGGTATCTACTGCTTCCAgttttcaaatggaaaaaaagcatGACGTCACTGTCAAAGTCATTTGAAACTAGCCACCGAAATTGAATTCAGTTCTCAAGTGGATGTTGCAAGTTTATAGCAAGTAAGTAAGTGATGCAGTTTTTGACCAGTATTTTACTAACTGTCATTTTAGGTATACCAGTAAAAACCCTTAGTGATCCCTGACTGATTAGCATTATCCCATTTTCCAACCCgtatacataataaatatagatatatactagggctgttaatcaattcaaatatttaaatcgtGATTATTCTCACGATTCGCCATAGTTTATCGtgataaatcgcaaattaattgcacattatttgttcaaaatgtatcttaaagggagatttgtcaagtatttaatactattatcaacatgggagtgggcaaatatgcttgctttatgcaaatgtatgtatatatttactattgaaaatcaattaacaacacaaaacaatgacaaatattgtccagaaaccctcacatgcaCTGCAtctaacataaaaaatatatgctcaaatcataacac
This window harbors:
- the ccdc97 gene encoding coiled-coil domain-containing protein 97; its protein translation is MWGEIVEPPVKTQPSLCDSEDKSELPEEPVTRSQICDFHRPADRDTLQPRPDIQFVSKAESICVNAMVEAVAMSGSMVKSQQKGDAELSLLQRREELLHQYSSRPLVFLERYHACLKPRDLSAFAHVSSDPRALHYSNVIERRAAAFTNRTRVRNQRYAALRALQTEGEYFSEEQMRTREPLLYEQYIGQYLTDEEVLERSQEAMQDDAQGGPGAPAGGAGGLAHLLLNSYQERLIQNRLQEEQEREEGAREEEDEDDDDAVQQKERQPTPEEKALLREEFISQMHQRFLDGKDKDFNYSEVDENPDYDNLDIVSRDAEDKYFDEDDDDDDDDEEVENDEEEEEHMTE